One part of the Rutidosis leptorrhynchoides isolate AG116_Rl617_1_P2 chromosome 1, CSIRO_AGI_Rlap_v1, whole genome shotgun sequence genome encodes these proteins:
- the LOC139854949 gene encoding protein FAR-RED IMPAIRED RESPONSE 1-like has translation MPLLDIIGVSCFNTSFYSGFAFLEREDEESYIWTLNAFKKILGSENQPSVIMTDRELALMNAISKVFPAATNLLCVWHIEKNVLANCKKHFKREAEFDIFMCSWKNVIYSMTEAIFLNNWWEFKLSYDVKKEAIDYIMNIWLPWKEKFVSAWTEKYLHFGNRTSSRAEGAHAKLKMYLPCFDTISTPYYVCFSGLIFILN, from the coding sequence ATGCCTCTACTTGATATCATTGGAGTTTCATGTTTCAATACGTCGTTTTACTCTGGATTTGCTTTTCTTGAAAGGGAAGATGAAGAAAGTTATATTTGGACACTAAATGCGTTTAAAAAGATTCTAGGAAGTGAGAATCAACCGTCAGTGATTATGACAGATAGAGAACTAGCACTAATGAATGCCATAAGTAAGGTATTTCCAGCAGCTACAAATCTTTTGTGTGTTTGGCATATTGAAAAGAACGTTTTAGCGAATTGCAAGAAGCATTTTAAACGTGAAGCGGAGTTTGACATATTTATGTGTAGTTGGAAAAATGTGATATATTCAATGACAGAAGCTATCTTTTTAAATAATTGGTGGGAATTCAAGTTATCGTATGATGTAAAGAAAGAAGCAATTGATTACATAATGAACATATGGTTACCTTGGAAAGAAAAATTTGTTAGTGCTTGGACCGAAAAGTATTTGCATTTTGGTAATCGTACATCCTCAAGAGCTGAAGGTGCTCACGCCAAACTCAAAATGTATTTGCCTTGTTTTGATACAATTAGTACTCCGTATTATGTATGTTTTAGTggacttattttcatattaaattaa